The following nucleotide sequence is from Populus nigra chromosome 15, ddPopNigr1.1, whole genome shotgun sequence.
AAATTCAGACGCTGCGATGAATAGTTTGGAAGTGGGCTTGCCCAGGCAGTGAATCGCAATACAGATATGGACGCTGTAGGTTGTCGAGCAATCTCTCCATATCCATCAGGTTCTTTGGCGAGAAGATGGTTCAAGATCGGAGAATTGTTGGCTTTCAAAGTCTCGTTCATTTTGGACTATATTTGACTTCATAGACATAGCATGGCTTTAGATAAGTTTATCTTGACGAATACGGctggaaaaataaaacagaagacGGGAAGAGTTGTTTCCCTTTGCGTACGATCATGCACAAGCACAACAATTAGAGGAGGAGAGGATTTAGCAGAGGACAGTTACGGTTGCAAGCAGTAGCTGATCACAGTTGTGCATGCCATCATGCAGGTGCATGATTTGTCAGAACCACCAGGCATTGTTTCTGTGGACGGCTAGGATCAGTGACTGCATGCAGCCACTACTCTCCGTGGCAAAAGCTCTAAACACTAATGgtaatgcattttatttttacagaCTACGGCATATCTTATTGGATGATACCATAAACGACTCTTTGGTATTCGTTACATAAAGATACAGAAATACACATACAGATGGCCGGCCAATGTTTCCATGTTCGCTAATTTAAAACACAGTTTTCATACGCTGAAACTGAATTATCAATAATTAGCCTCGGATTCGGCAGGTGATTTACTTGCTGATCCATTTTCATCGGCTGTCAACACACTCCATTTACCAGCAGAAATCGGAGGCTCAAAGACTATAACACCACCATCTGTCAGTCCCACTGCAAATTGGTTTGGTTCCTGAGGATGTGCGGCAATGGCAATCGGATACACTCCCACACTAcagccacaaaaaaaaaagctcatgaTGGTATCATTAACTAGTTACGGGATCAGATACTTGATAGAACTTGAAATAAACACAACTATAAATGTATGAGATTGGACAGCTTCTCTGTCTCTAATTTGTTTCATGAGAGTGCTTTACCTTGAAGTGGGGAAAAGGTAGGCAGTTGGATTAATCTGACAATATAACTGAAAATCTGAGGCATCAAATATAGAGACAAGTCCATCCAGAAAGCTGGCATACACCATCTGGCCATCGCATGAGAATGTTGCATGGGAAATTGGTGTTGCAAAATCTCCTGGAATCCactgtaaacataaaaataaattgtcaggTGAGTTGAATTACTGAAATACACCTtcttgagagagagagggggggagagagagaaccTGCTTCACACATTCTAATTTTCTGGCTTCATAAATTGCCAGGTGAGTCTCATGTACAGAAAGGAATTCTGTCTGATTCTGATGAAACTGGATGTGGGTATCTGTTGATAATGAAAAAGGTATTCTTCCATCGGGAATCTGCAAGAATGTGCTCCTCTGTTTGTACCACCCTTCAACATTCCAGACAAAAATCTGCAGAAGAATAAAGAACATGATTGTACAGGAGCACTTCAGACAAATGACAGAGGTCAAGGTATCATTTAAATAAACACATTTACTCTTGGAAATGACTTCGAAATCATCATCAAGGAAATTCAGCATTATACATATCTCGTATAATTCAACACTAACCTGAGCATCTGCTCCAGAAGAAACAAGTAAATTCAGGTCATTAGAGAAGGTTAGACCAGAGACTCTCTTAGAATGACCCTCAAGTATGGTAATGACCTGCGAGTATTAAGGAGATGATAAAACTTGGTTTTGCTCGAGTAAAGCACTGGATCACATCAGGAGAAATGCATACCTTAGCTGAACGGACATTATATATTAGAATTGTGGAATTGTCTCTCCCTATAGCGAGTATGTTGTTATCTTGAGGGTGGAAAGCAATGCAAGTTGCTGCAGGTGGTGGTTGCATGATGGACAGCATCGTCTATTAAGTTTAAGAATGTTCAATTAAACATGCTTGTAAACTACCAAAACACGTGAACAAATCAAAAGATTTGAAAACTTTGCATGTAAAAGatggtattttatattcataAGATGATGTTCAATAAAAAGTGAGAAAACCACCTATGGAAagtatttcaatttcataaacaataatttaaaccaCATAAACTTAGTACAGTTCGGAAATTATGACAAGTAATTGGAAGATTTGTAGTCGAATTGAATATGTAAAGATATCAAAGTATACATGACAAACAAGATCACACAGGGCTAATAAAATTGTGCACGGATCATTTAGAACTTCATAAATTTGTAGACTGCAAATGGAAGCTCATGATACCTTGAATTTCAGCAAATTATACAGAGAGATTCTCCCTCCGGATGATGACATAAGATATGAATCATTCCTGGACAGGGCAAAGCAGGGAACTGTCTCTTCAGGGTTGCTGCCTGTAAGGTCATTTGTCATCAGCCCTGAGTAGCTCCTGGGTTGCCATAGTTGAGGGGGAACTTTTGCAGCTGCCTGCCATTAAGGTTTCATTGCAATAGCATTATTAACAGCAGTTAacactaaatttaaaagaataatttcaaATGCAAAATAGAAATGGTTTGAATCTCTAGTTTTGCTCACCGTGTCACTCAAGTCAAAGTCATTCTGTGGCCATTTCCAATATAAATGAGTGGCATTTGATGTTAATGCCAAAATGGAGTTACCTGCGTTGTTGTAAATGAGCCTTGATATCTGCATTTGTGAAAGATAAAAGTTACTGAGAAACTTCTCATCCTTACACGGTATATTGGAATTTTTCagcatatacatatacatatatatatataaacatttgaGTCTCTCAGATCCTCAAGCAATTGAATCGGTATCTCCAAAAACAAAGATGTGTTGCTTTTGAATATAGAATATAACAATTTCAGATGGGTTTCGAAGCCTTCCAGTTTTCAAATTTGTACACGTGTTGAGAAATCTCATCCTTCACATCCACTGCACAGAGATCAATTTGCAAAGCAAGAACCAGCAAGAAACTTAAAACTACCTAGAAACccaaaggaggaaaaaaaaacaatctatgaTCATAGTCAAAACATTTGAAAATGTGTCTACATCTGCAGGACTTCAAAGATGTGAGGCAGAAGGAgctaacaaaaaatcaaaaggaaaaaaaaaatgaaaagaagaatttAGCAGCTACAACACAGTACAGTCCAACCTTGTTTGCTTTCATATGAGAAGGAAGTCGCAGAATCTGGCACTGAGAAGGGCTGTTTAATTCAATGAGCCTCCCACTCTTTGACATAGTGTCTTTTCCAGTAATTTTAGATTTCACTGCCTTCAGGTTTCCATTCTGTAGAAGATTAAAACATTGCTTAGTACCCCAAACTTCAAAGTAATTTCCAGAGTCATGACAAGTCCTACCAAAAGATACTACTGtattaagtaaaaaacaacTCATCATGTCATATAAGATATAGCATGAATCTCTGACAAAACCAAGAGTTACCCACTTTTGCAACAGCTTCATCTGCATCTTGAGTAGAGTCACCTTTTGAAATTGCTTCACTTACAAgctgaacaaaaattaaaagcatcAGAAAGAGATCTATATTCTATCGCTAGTCATGACTGTATTAAATATGCCCACCTTCTTAAGAGTATCAGAGAAAACTCTAAACTCATCATCCAAGCAATTTTCTGTTGTCAGCAGTGACTGAAGACTGCCATCTTTTGCCAAGATTTTGATCTTGTTGTCATTTGCAGAAACAGCCAACAGCGTGCCTTCCTTGTTAAATCGAACACATGGGTTTGCCTTCACATCAGGGGTGAAAGGAATTATATGAGAAACTGAGACCACTATTCTTTGTAAGtggaatatttgattttaattcaatcaaaattacCAGTCATAAGGAACTTACTGGTAAGCCTCCCTCTGCATCAATGGTTGTGAAAAGCTCAATTTTGTTCATATCCCAAATTTTGATCACATGCTCGTCACCAGCAGCTAAAACCTGGTTCTTCATTATGTCAAACTGCACTACACTTGAAGAATTCTTTTGCAATCCTAGATAGGTTCTTTTTATGGCACCTTCAGAGTCATCCCATTCAACAAGAAATGACTCTCCACTTCTGCTGGTCCCGCATGAGAAAAGCCTACAAAGTTTTTGATTGCGACATGATTTACCCTTCATATATAACCAGTATGTGAAACATTGAAAAGGCAATTCAGACCGAGTAAATGAACCTTCTATCACCACTATAAGCCATTGATGTACACCCCAGGCCAGGAGCATCATAATCTACTCGGGCTCCTAAATTATCATACAGCCAAACTTTTATGTTCCCATTCACTGATGTCGCAAAGACAAACTgaagcagaaaaagaaaagagtaaagGTGGAATTATCATCAGTCTGAAACAATCAATGTCGCCACAAGTACAAAAGAACCAATAGCGATACTCACATGAACATTTCCCTTGCTATAGGGACAGAGAGAATAAACAGGAGCTTCATGGCCCTCAAAAGTATACATTTTGACACCGTCAGTCGCATCCCATGCCTTTAATGGTCATCAGAAAAATATCATCACTTTCTTTCCAAGACAGAGAAAACTCTGTCTAATTCTGATGTAAAATAAACCAACCTTAACGATCTTGTCATCACCACAGGTAATGACCAAAAGTTGTTTGTCAGGGGCAGAGAAGGTTAGGTCATTTACACCACCAACATGAGCATCAATCTAGATATAAGAAATAAGTTAAAGAATAAGCTTGATATGATAAATATCCAAAGAATGAACAGCAAAGCCGAAAATTTGGTGAAGAACATAATATGCTAGAAAGCTACCTCCAATTGCTGCCGCGCATCTTTGGCTTCATTATAAGAATATATTTGCACCAAGTGTTTTGAATAAGCAACccctgtttaaaaaaaaataaggttaaatTGATGAACAAACATATTCCAAATGACAGGATATTATTTCCCCTTGTCTTCCATTATCTTTAAAAACTTACCAAACAAACCGCCTTCTGGGCTCCAAGCAACACGATTAACAGAAACACTAGGATCCTTAAGCAAAGTTGCCTGGATATATGCAGATCATTCATAGTTCAGAACCATGATTGTTTAATGGAAGCATGGTATAGAAGGTGACGAACCTTGAACATCATCGAACATGCTGCAATATCCCAAACCTTAAAATTCCTTGAAAGCAAACTTTCCCCTGAACTAACTTCCCACAATCCAATGTCCCCCACAGTGGTTCCAACTGAAGTATCAAACCATCAGTTTCCATGAGTAAACAATCAGTTTAAATAGGGTGCTTATCccaaaatattgaagaaaaaatatatatccttATGAATAAACCTAGAAGAACAGTCTGTTTTTCAGGATGAAAATCCATGCTTGTTGGAGATGACCCCTcatttaatatcctaaaaacATTCTTTGGCAAATCATCAGAAATGTTAACAGAGCTTTGATCAGGAAGAGAGGCATCTGATATTTCCTGCACGCATGAAATCAAtgacttaagaaaaaaaattattattgatatttaccaatgtttcaacaaaaagaaatgaaaaattaagctTGCCTCATTGGAAGGCCTTTTTAGGTTTACAATTCTGTTTTTAGGAATACCGCTGTCATTTACAGTAGTATTATCCTCCAAAACCTCTATCATAGCTGCAACAAACATGGAATAGATAGTTAGTGATAAAAggagttttttttctataaccACGATAAAACTGCTTTCACAGAAGGTCAAAGAAATATTAATGAGAGAATCACAAACCATTACCTATGTTGCTTGGAACTCCAAGAGACAACGCTTCACTTGAAATTGAAGAGTGGGCCTCAGAAGATGAAGTAGAATTTGAGGCTGAGGAAGTTGAAACTAGCATTGATGTTGTTTGAGAAGGCTAGACAATAACA
It contains:
- the LOC133674760 gene encoding protein TOPLESS-like, producing the protein MAALCKDLVLLISQFLDEEGFKETARMLERESGYYFSMKFFEDMIRSGNWDEAERYLSCFTKLDDNRYSTKIYFEIRKQKFLEVLDNNERSKALDILMKDLKAFAPDNEELLKEMTLLLTLNNIRDHESLSMYSDAESARKVMMVELKKVIEANPLLRDKLEFPNIANHRLRRLINQSLNWQHMHCAYPQPNPDIRTLFVDHICVPIPSDDNLFSAASDSNPLPSQTTSMLVSTSSASNSTSSSEAHSSISSEALSLGVPSNIAMIEVLEDNTTVNDSGIPKNRIVNLKRPSNEEISDASLPDQSSVNISDDLPKNVFRILNEGSSPTSMDFHPEKQTVLLVGTTVGDIGLWEVSSGESLLSRNFKVWDIAACSMMFKATLLKDPSVSVNRVAWSPEGGLFGVAYSKHLVQIYSYNEAKDARQQLEIDAHVGGVNDLTFSAPDKQLLVITCGDDKIVKAWDATDGVKMYTFEGHEAPVYSLCPYSKGNVHFVFATSVNGNIKVWLYDNLGARVDYDAPGLGCTSMAYSGDRRLFSCGTSRSGESFLVEWDDSEGAIKRTYLGLQKNSSSVVQFDIMKNQVLAAGDEHVIKIWDMNKIELFTTIDAEGGLPANPCVRFNKEGTLLAVSANDNKIKILAKDGSLQSLLTTENCLDDEFRVFSDTLKKLVSEAISKGDSTQDADEAVAKNGNLKAVKSKITGKDTMSKSGRLIELNSPSQCQILRLPSHMKANKISRLIYNNAGNSILALTSNATHLYWKWPQNDFDLSDTAAAKVPPQLWQPRSYSGLMTNDLTGSNPEETVPCFALSRNDSYLMSSSGGRISLYNLLKFKTMLSIMQPPPAATCIAFHPQDNNILAIGRDNSTILIYNVRSAKVITILEGHSKRVSGLTFSNDLNLLVSSGADAQIFVWNVEGWYKQRSTFLQIPDGRIPFSLSTDTHIQFHQNQTEFLSVHETHLAIYEARKLECVKQWIPGDFATPISHATFSCDGQMVYASFLDGLVSIFDASDFQLYCQINPTAYLFPTSSVGVYPIAIAAHPQEPNQFAVGLTDGGVIVFEPPISAGKWSVLTADENGSASKSPAESEANY